One Opitutaceae bacterium genomic window, CAGGTTGGTTGTGCCGCCGTTGTAGGGGAAGGTGTCGAGGAGAAGATCCACCCGATGATGGAGGGCGAGGTAGCCTTCGAGGGGCAATCGATCGATGAGGTCGAGGCGGTCGGCCGCGATGCCCTGATCCTGCATGATCTGCCCGACAGAGTGTCCGGACCGCCCCACGATGAGCATCCGGGCAGTCGGCAGGCGTTTGAGGATGGCGACCCAGGCATGGATGGCTTCCGGGGTGGCCTTGGCCAGATTGTTGAATGAGCCGAAGGTGATGAACCCATTGCTCAATGCGGGGAGCGGATTGACTTCGGGGCAGCATTCCGGAGGCCGATAGGTGGCCGCACCATGACGAAGCCGAAGGAGCTTTTCGCTGCCCGAGGATCCCCCGTCGGCTTCCGGATCGATCGCATGATCGGTCACCCGGAAGTCGATCGAGGTCAGGCCGGTGGTCTGCATGTACCCGATCATGGACACCTGGATCGGAGCCGGCTTGCGCGCGAAGACGAGCAGGCGGTTGTGGGCGGTGTGTCCGGACAAGTCGACGAGGATGTCGATTCCGTCGCCGCGGATCCGGTCCGCCATGGCCTCATCATTGAGAGCCCAGACAGGTATCCAGTGATCAACGACCGACTTGAGGTCGGCGGAGATGCCGTCCTCGAGACGGTGGTTCGAATAGGCGAATACTTCGAATTGAGTGCGATCGTGCCGGGAAAGGACCGGTTCAATGAAGCGGGCTACCGGATGATCGCGAAAGTCACCGGAGACATAGCCGATCCGGAGCCGGCGGTCGGGGTCGCGAGGATTGGGGTGGGGACGGCGACCCCGGGCGAAGGGCGCCTCAAACTGCCGGCCCACCTCGAGGTGCTCTTCGATCAGGGACCGGCCATCGAGGGTTCCGCCGTAGTTCAGGGTGAGCAATCGGTTGCTCAGGGCGTGGTGATAGCCGGGTCTGAGGAGAATCGCCCGTTCGAACGCCGCGAGGGCGCTTGCCGCATCTCCGAGTTCATTGAAAACCGTGCCGAGGTTATTGTGGGCAACGGCATAGGTGGGTGTTATTTCGATTGCCTTCTCAAACGCCGTTTTCGCTTTGAGGAAATCGCCTTTTTCCTTCAGGGCGTTCCCCAGGTTGTTCAGGGCAAGATGTGAGCGGGGATTGAGCTCGAGGGCTTTCCAGTAGCACGCGATGGCCCGATCAAGGTCGCCGGTTTCCTTCAGCACGATGCCCAGGTTGTTGTGGGGTGCATCGGCCTTCGGGTTCAGGTCGCTCGACCTTCGGAAGCAGGCGGCGGCTTCCTCATAGGAACCGGAATCCTTGAGAGCGAGGCCGAGGTTGTTCTGTACCTCCGCTGAATCCGGATGGAGGGCGGCAGACTCCCGGAGGATGGATACCGCTTCTCCGGCCCGGCCCTGAAGCCGGAGGGCCTCGCCCAGTCGGGTTAGCGCCTCGAGATCCCCCCGATCGCGGGTCAGGACAGCCCTCAGGTGCTTTTCC contains:
- a CDS encoding tetratricopeptide repeat protein, which gives rise to MNPARIQRLLHDALANHKAGRSDMARDGYAAVRKAAPRNFDGYHLAGILELGQGRMDEAERLLRRAHRLDRQSTACEKKLAIVLLAKNNPVEAEKHLRAVLTRDRGDLEALTRLGEALRLQGRAGEAVSILRESAALHPDSAEVQNNLGLALKDSGSYEEAAACFRRSSDLNPKADAPHNNLGIVLKETGDLDRAIACYWKALELNPRSHLALNNLGNALKEKGDFLKAKTAFEKAIEITPTYAVAHNNLGTVFNELGDAASALAAFERAILLRPGYHHALSNRLLTLNYGGTLDGRSLIEEHLEVGRQFEAPFARGRRPHPNPRDPDRRLRIGYVSGDFRDHPVARFIEPVLSRHDRTQFEVFAYSNHRLEDGISADLKSVVDHWIPVWALNDEAMADRIRGDGIDILVDLSGHTAHNRLLVFARKPAPIQVSMIGYMQTTGLTSIDFRVTDHAIDPEADGGSSGSEKLLRLRHGAATYRPPECCPEVNPLPALSNGFITFGSFNNLAKATPEAIHAWVAILKRLPTARMLIVGRSGHSVGQIMQDQGIAADRLDLIDRLPLEGYLALHHRVDLLLDTFPYNGGTTNLNAIWMGVPFVSLAGSSTVARTGPSLLRVIGLEDLAATNKDDYIERAVAAASNLDQLSAWRPVLRLRVEPLLGDGTEFTRELETQLLAVWREWCATVGTASQKNGRHD